A window of Choloepus didactylus isolate mChoDid1 chromosome 21, mChoDid1.pri, whole genome shotgun sequence contains these coding sequences:
- the LOC119517748 gene encoding gem-associated protein 2-like has translation MAWVPVESAVEELMPGLLPVEPRDVSEGFDPSVLPRTPREYLRRVQIEAALCPDVVVAQIDPKKLKRRQTVNVSLSGCQPAPEGYSPTLQWQQQQVARFSAVRQSVNKHRSHWKSQQLDSNVTMPKSEDEEGWKKFCLGERLCAEGAAGPATNENPGIDYVQIGFPPLLSIVSRMNQATVTSVLEYLSNWFGERDFTPELGRWLYALLVCLEKPLLPEAHSLIRQLARRCSEVRLLVDSKDDEQIPALNLLICLVSRYFDQRDLADDPS, from the coding sequence ATGGCGTGGGTACCAGTGGAGTCTGCAGTGGAAGAGCTGATGCCCGGGCTCTTGCCGGTGGAGCCCCGCGACGTGTCAGAAGGTTTCGATCCCTCTGTACTCCCGAGGACGCCTCGGGAATACCTGAGGCGGGTCCAGATTGAAGCGGCTTTATGTCCAGATGTTGTGGTAGCTCAGATTGATCCAAAGAAGTTGAAAAGAAGGCAAACTGTAAATGTTTCTCTTTCAGGATGCCAGCCTGCTCCTGAAGGATATTCCCCAACACTACAATGGCAACAGCAACAAGTGGCACGGTTTTCAGCTGTTCGACAGAGTGTGAACAAACATAGAAGCCACTGGAAATCACAACAGTTGGATAGTAATGTGACCATGCCAAAATCTGAGGATGAAGAAGGCTGGAAAAAATTTTGTCTGGGTGAACGATTATGTGCTGAAGGGGCTGCTGGACCAGCTACAAATGAAAATCCAGGAATCGATTATGTACAAATTGGTTTCCCTCCCTTGCTTAGTATTGTTAGCAGAATGAATCAGGCAACAGTAACTAGTGTCTTGGAGTACCTGAGTAATTGGTTTGGAGAAAGAGACTTTACtccagagttgggaagatggCTTTATGCTTTGTTGGTTTGTCTTGAAAAACCCTTATTACCTGAGGCTCATTCACTGATCCGGCAGCTTGCAAGAAGGTGCTCTGAAGTGAGACTCTTAGTGGACAGCAAAGATGATGAGCAAATTCCTGCTTTAAATTTATTAATCTGTTTGGTTAGCAGGTATTTTGACCAACGTGATTTAGCTGATGATCCATCTTGA